In the Hordeum vulgare subsp. vulgare chromosome 7H, MorexV3_pseudomolecules_assembly, whole genome shotgun sequence genome, one interval contains:
- the LOC123408849 gene encoding uncharacterized WD repeat-containing protein C2A9.03-like yields the protein MSHYQEDNVEDMEDDYDMDDPVDDMDGEDFLGPEARDDSDDEDDEDAQYKASDTSSEEARRGKDIQGIPWNRLELTREGYRETRLLQYKNYENVPNSAETAMKACKSTEKDGTYYEFRQNTRSVKSTILHFQLRNLVWATSKHDAYLISHYSVLHWSALSGVKTEIMNVEGHIAPSEKHPGSLLEGFSQTQVSTLAVKDNLLVAGGFQGELICKNLDQEGISFCCRTTYDDNAITNAVEIFNTSSGAVHFIASINDSGVREYDMERYQLCKHFRFDWPVNHTSLSPDGKLVLIVGDDPDALLIDANSGKTIHSMKGHLDFSFASAWSPDGLTFATGNQDRTCRVWDARNLSQSLHVLRGNLGAIRSIRYTSDGQFLSMAEPADFVHIFDVKSDYNKRQELDFFGEISGMSFSPDTDTLFVGVWDRTYGSLLQYGRLYNYSYLDSLF from the exons ATGTCTCACTATCAGGAGGACAATGTTGAGGACATGGAGGATGATTACGACATGGACGACCCGGTGGATGACATGGATGGTGAAGATTTCCTAGGGCCGGAGGCTAGGGACGACTctgatgacgaggatgacgagGATGCCCAA TATAAGGCATCCGACACATCATCTGAAGAAGCAAGGCGTGGAAAAGACATTCAAGGAATACCATGGAATCGCTTGGAACTTACCAGAGAAGGATACAGGGAGACAAGATTATTACAGTACAAAAACTACGAGAACGTACCTAATTCTGCAGAAACAGCAATGAAG GCATGCAAATCTACTGAGAAAGACGGAACATATTATGAGTTTAGGCAAAATACTAGATCAGTAAAATCTACTATTCTACACTTTCAG CTGAGAAATTTAGTATGGGCCACATCTAAGCATGATGCCTACCTAATATCGCATTACTCGGTGCTACACTGGTCAGCCTTGAGTGGTGTGAAAACAGAAATTATGAATGTTGAAGGGCATATTGCACCAAGTGAG AAACATCCAGGAAGTTTATTAGAAGGGTTTTCTCAGACTCAAGTTAGTACGCTGGCAGTCAAGGATAATTTGCTAGTAGCTGGTGGTTTCCAAGGAGAGCTAATATGCAAA AACCTGGACCAAGAAGGAATAAGCTTTTGCTGCAGGACAACATATGATGATAATGCAATCACCAATGCAGTGGAGATATTTAACACTTCTAG TGGCGCTGTTCACTTCATTGCATCTATTAATGACTCCGGTGTAAGAGAATATGATATGGAAAGATACCAGTTATGTAAGCATTTCCGCTTTGATTGGCCAGTGAAT CACACGTCTTTGAGCCCTGATGGGAAGCttgttctcattgttggggaCGACCCAGATGCTTTGCTTATTGATGCTAATTCAGGAAAG ACTATTCATTCTATGAAAGGTCACCTGGACTTCTCATTCGCATCGGCTTGGAGCCCTGATGGCCTCACATTTGCCACTGGCAATCAAGATAGGACATGCCGGGTTTGGGATGCCAGAAATCTCTCGCAGTCTCTTCATGTCTTGAGGGGTAACCTTGGGGCTATAAGATCTATTCGCTACACATCAGATGGTCAGTTCCTGTCAATGGCAGAGCCGGCCGACTTTGTTCATATCTTTGATGTCAAGAGTGATTACAACAAGAGGCAAGAGCTGGATTTCTTTGGCGAGATATCTGGCATGTCTTTCAGCCCCGACACGGACACACTCTTCGTCGGTGTCTGGGATAGGACCTACGGCAGCCTGCTTCAGTATGGCCGTCTCTATAACTACTCATACCTTGACTCACTGTTCTAA